In Streptomyces sp. SID8374, one genomic interval encodes:
- a CDS encoding SulP family inorganic anion transporter, whose protein sequence is MSACAPTRHDPTPRRPRARRASGAKSPHSPPPTGGRRLRIAGADVSASITVFLIAVPMSLGLALAVGAPLEAGLVAAAVGGIVAGLFGGTPLQVSGPSAGLTVVTAELIQVYGWRTTCAITVGAGLLQILLGTVRAARNALAVSPAIVHGTLAGIGVAIALAQLHIMLGGSPQSSVVANALALPEQLAGIGAAAPLIGALTIAVLLLWPRLPGRVGRTVGRIPAALASVVIATAVAAVATPGLARVDLPSWRSHALPELPQGPVLALATAVFTVMLVASLESLLAAVAVDKLAADRAGEPTPAPTAPPTAAPASPAAVPPQRSDLDRELRGQGVANTVTGLLGGLPVAGGVVRGSANVRAGATGRASTVLHGVWVLIAAGLLVTVFEWIPLAALAALVMVVGIQMVSFAHIRNVHKYREFPVYAATVAGVVAFGALAGVALGVAVAVIVSLHRLGRTKITVTEQDGRHVVTVHGQLTFLAVPRLTRTLGQLPPGVDATVELDGFFMDHAAYEAIQSWRGAQLAQGGRIAFTGRSGSRIAEPAAAAHSCCRPWTPWRNHRCHDRPADHVGATTDTLTSSDSGASPVPGAGRKAGAHRLLSGLSSFQRNTAPLVRDELARLASEGQAPSQLFITCADSRLVTSMITSSGPGDLFTVRNVGNLVPPPGTVSAESGDDSVAAAIEYAVEVLRVESITVCGHSGCGAMQALLKGEPESGPQKPRTPLWRWLRHGLPSLERMASRRHSWARISGRLPADEVEQLCLTNVVQQLEHLRAHEAVARRLAEGTLQLHGMYFHVGEAQAYLLTEESSSGTGPDEVFDRVGTGERERTGV, encoded by the coding sequence ATGTCCGCCTGCGCCCCCACTCGTCATGACCCCACGCCCCGCCGTCCGCGCGCCCGCCGCGCCTCGGGGGCGAAGAGTCCTCACAGCCCGCCGCCGACCGGCGGCCGCCGCCTGCGGATCGCGGGCGCGGATGTGTCCGCCTCGATCACCGTGTTCCTCATCGCCGTCCCGATGTCGCTGGGCCTGGCGCTCGCCGTGGGCGCCCCGCTGGAGGCCGGGCTGGTGGCCGCGGCCGTCGGCGGCATCGTCGCCGGGCTGTTCGGCGGCACCCCGCTCCAGGTCAGCGGCCCTTCCGCCGGACTGACCGTCGTCACGGCCGAGCTGATCCAGGTCTACGGATGGCGCACCACCTGCGCCATCACCGTCGGCGCCGGACTGCTCCAGATCCTCCTCGGCACCGTGAGAGCCGCGCGCAACGCGCTCGCCGTCAGCCCGGCGATCGTGCACGGGACGCTCGCCGGCATCGGTGTGGCGATCGCGCTCGCCCAGCTCCACATCATGCTGGGCGGGTCGCCCCAGAGCTCCGTCGTGGCCAACGCCCTGGCTCTGCCGGAGCAGTTGGCCGGGATCGGTGCGGCGGCCCCGCTGATCGGGGCGCTCACCATCGCCGTGCTGCTGCTGTGGCCCCGGCTGCCGGGGCGGGTCGGCCGGACGGTGGGGAGGATCCCGGCCGCGCTCGCCTCCGTGGTGATCGCGACCGCGGTGGCGGCCGTGGCGACGCCGGGCCTCGCCCGGGTCGACCTCCCGTCCTGGCGGTCGCACGCCCTGCCGGAGCTGCCCCAGGGGCCCGTTCTCGCCCTGGCCACCGCGGTGTTCACCGTGATGCTGGTGGCCAGTCTGGAATCGCTGCTCGCCGCGGTGGCCGTGGACAAGCTGGCCGCCGACCGCGCCGGAGAGCCGACGCCCGCACCCACCGCTCCCCCCACCGCGGCCCCCGCCTCCCCCGCCGCCGTCCCGCCCCAGCGGTCCGACCTGGACCGCGAGTTGCGCGGTCAGGGTGTCGCCAACACGGTGACCGGCCTGCTGGGCGGACTCCCGGTGGCCGGGGGCGTGGTGCGGGGCTCGGCCAATGTGCGGGCCGGGGCGACCGGCCGCGCCTCCACCGTGCTGCACGGGGTCTGGGTGCTCATCGCGGCGGGCCTGCTGGTCACGGTGTTCGAGTGGATCCCGCTGGCCGCGCTCGCCGCCCTGGTGATGGTGGTCGGGATCCAGATGGTGAGCTTCGCGCACATCCGTAACGTCCATAAGTACCGGGAGTTCCCCGTCTACGCGGCCACGGTCGCCGGTGTCGTCGCCTTCGGCGCACTGGCGGGCGTCGCGCTCGGGGTGGCCGTGGCCGTGATCGTCTCGCTGCACCGGCTGGGCCGCACGAAGATCACCGTGACCGAGCAGGACGGGCGCCATGTGGTGACCGTCCACGGCCAGTTGACCTTCCTGGCCGTCCCCCGGCTCACCCGGACCCTGGGGCAGCTGCCGCCGGGCGTCGACGCGACCGTCGAGTTGGACGGCTTCTTCATGGACCACGCCGCCTATGAGGCGATTCAGTCCTGGCGCGGCGCCCAACTCGCCCAGGGCGGCCGGATCGCCTTCACCGGCCGGTCCGGCAGCCGCATCGCCGAGCCCGCCGCCGCGGCCCACTCCTGCTGCCGCCCCTGGACCCCGTGGCGCAACCACCGCTGCCACGACCGCCCCGCGGACCACGTCGGCGCCACCACCGACACGCTCACCAGCAGCGATTCCGGCGCCTCCCCCGTCCCAGGGGCCGGCCGGAAGGCCGGCGCCCATCGGCTGCTGAGCGGCCTGAGCTCGTTCCAGCGGAACACCGCGCCCCTGGTCCGCGACGAGCTGGCCCGGCTCGCCTCCGAGGGCCAGGCCCCCTCCCAGCTCTTCATCACCTGCGCCGACTCCCGCCTCGTCACCAGCATGATCACCTCCAGCGGGCCGGGCGACCTCTTCACCGTGCGCAACGTCGGCAACCTGGTGCCCCCGCCCGGCACCGTGTCGGCCGAGAGCGGAGACGACTCGGTGGCCGCGGCGATCGAGTACGCGGTGGAGGTGCTGCGCGTCGAGTCCATCACCGTCTGCGGGCACTCCGGCTGCGGCGCCATGCAGGCGCTGCTCAAGGGCGAGCCGGAGTCCGGTCCCCAGAAGCCGCGGACCCCCCTGTGGCGCTGGCTGCGCCACGGTCTGCCGAGCCTGGAGCGGATGGCGTCGCGCCGCCACTCCTGGGCGCGGATCTCCGGCAGACTGCCCGCCGACGAGGTGGAGCAGCTCTGTCTCACCAACGTGGTCCAGCAGTTGGAGCACCTGCGGGCGCACGAGGCGGTGGCCCGGCGGCTCGCCGAGGGGACGCTCCAGCTGCACGGCATGTACTTCCACGTCGGCGAGGCGCAGGCGTATCTGCTCACCGAGGAGTCCAGCTCCGGGACGGGCCCCGACGAGGTCTTCGACCGGGTCGGCACGGGAGAACGGGAGCGCACCGGCGTCTGA
- a CDS encoding ATP-binding protein, translating into MKIAFVGKGGSGKTTLSSLFIRHLAANEAHVIAIDADINQHLGAALGLEEAGAAALPAMGAHLPLIKDHLRGTNPRIASAETMIKTTPPGEGSRLLRVREDNPIFDACARTVRLDDGDIRLMATGPFTESDLGVACYHSKVGAVELCLNHLVDGPDEYVVVDMTAGSDSFASGMFTRFDMTFLVAEPTRKGVSVYRQYKEYARDFGVALKVVGNKVQGPDDLDFLRAEVGDDLLIGVGHSDWVRSMEKGRPSRFELLEADNRMALQSLQDAAEDSYELRDWERYTRQMVHFHLKNAESWGNEKTGADLAAQVDPSFVLGEQLAEATVPAPA; encoded by the coding sequence ATGAAGATCGCTTTCGTCGGGAAGGGCGGCAGCGGAAAGACCACGCTGTCCTCGCTCTTCATCCGCCACCTCGCCGCCAATGAAGCCCACGTCATCGCCATCGACGCCGACATCAACCAGCACCTCGGGGCCGCCCTCGGCCTCGAGGAGGCGGGGGCAGCCGCGCTGCCCGCCATGGGTGCGCACCTGCCCCTCATCAAGGACCATCTGCGGGGCACCAACCCCCGTATCGCCTCCGCCGAGACGATGATCAAGACGACTCCGCCCGGCGAGGGCTCACGGCTGCTGCGGGTCCGCGAGGACAACCCGATCTTCGACGCCTGCGCGCGTACGGTCCGGCTGGACGACGGAGACATCCGGCTGATGGCCACCGGCCCGTTCACGGAGTCCGACCTCGGGGTGGCCTGCTACCACTCCAAGGTCGGGGCCGTGGAGCTCTGCCTCAACCATCTGGTCGACGGCCCGGACGAGTACGTCGTGGTGGACATGACGGCGGGGTCGGACTCGTTCGCCTCGGGGATGTTCACGCGCTTCGACATGACGTTCCTGGTGGCGGAGCCGACCCGGAAGGGGGTGTCGGTGTACCGCCAGTACAAGGAGTACGCACGGGACTTCGGCGTCGCGCTGAAGGTCGTCGGCAACAAGGTGCAGGGCCCGGACGACCTGGACTTCCTGCGCGCCGAGGTCGGCGACGACCTGCTGATCGGGGTGGGCCACTCCGACTGGGTGCGGTCCATGGAGAAGGGGAGGCCGTCCCGGTTCGAACTGCTGGAGGCGGACAACCGGATGGCCCTGCAATCCCTCCAGGACGCCGCCGAGGACTCGTACGAGCTGCGCGACTGGGAGCGCTACACCCGGCAGATGGTGCACTTCCACCTGAAGAACGCGGAGAGCTGGGGCAACGAGAAGACGGGCGCCGACCTGGCCGCCCAGGTGGACCCGTCCTTCGTGCTCGGCGAGCAGCTCGCGGAAGCGACCGTTCCGGCACCCGCCTGA
- a CDS encoding oxidoreductase, with protein MSTTASDPLATLGSLPGVPCAVDSVRKAVDRVYGHRVMRRRSNEITAEAALRGSRGSAALAGADWNLEEVRRRTDFSGEDEARVVGAALRLTAEAGQLLSIWRQSPLRVLARLHLVAAGGAAPDDAVGRPRLAGEPVDEPLIEAPLPDADEVAGRLEGLSQLIIAGTAAPALVTAAVVHGELLALRPFGSHNGLVARTAERIVLIGSGLDPKSICPAEVGHAEQGRAAYVAAFEGYTSGTPEGVAAWIAHCGRSVELGVRESTAVCEALQRGAA; from the coding sequence ATGAGTACGACTGCCTCTGACCCGCTCGCCACGCTCGGTTCCCTGCCCGGGGTGCCCTGTGCCGTGGACTCCGTACGCAAGGCCGTCGACCGCGTCTACGGTCACCGCGTCATGCGCCGCCGCAGCAACGAGATCACGGCCGAGGCCGCGCTGCGGGGCTCCCGGGGCTCGGCGGCGCTCGCCGGTGCCGACTGGAACCTGGAGGAGGTGCGCCGGCGCACCGACTTCAGCGGTGAGGACGAGGCGCGCGTGGTCGGGGCCGCGCTCAGGCTCACCGCGGAGGCCGGTCAACTGCTCTCCATCTGGCGGCAGTCGCCGCTTCGGGTGCTGGCGCGGCTGCATCTGGTGGCGGCCGGCGGGGCCGCGCCCGACGACGCGGTCGGGCGGCCGCGGCTGGCCGGGGAACCGGTCGACGAACCGCTGATCGAAGCGCCGCTCCCCGACGCCGACGAGGTGGCCGGGCGGCTCGAAGGGCTGTCGCAGCTGATCATCGCGGGCACCGCGGCACCCGCTCTGGTGACGGCCGCGGTGGTGCACGGCGAACTGCTGGCGCTGCGCCCCTTCGGCTCGCACAACGGCTTGGTGGCGCGGACCGCCGAGCGCATCGTGCTGATCGGCAGCGGGCTGGACCCGAAGTCCATCTGCCCGGCCGAGGTGGGCCATGCGGAACAGGGGCGGGCGGCGTACGTCGCGGCGTTCGAGGGGTACACGTCGGGGACCCCCGAAGGCGTGGCCGCATGGATCGCGCACTGCGGGCGCTCCGTCGAACTGGGAGTGCGCGAGTCGACGGCGGTCTGCGAGGCCCTTCAGCGCGGCGCGGCTTAG
- a CDS encoding HAD family hydrolase, with the protein MLNVVENCFSPRTAAFFDLDKTVIAKSSTLTFSKSFYQGGLINRRAVLRTAYTQFVFLAGGADHEQMEKMRAYLSALCKGWNVQQVKEIVAETLHDLIDPIIYDEAATLIEEHHTAGRDVVIVSTSGAEVVEPIGELLGADRVVATRMVVGDDGCFTGEIEYYAYGPTKAEAVRALAVSEGYDLSRCYAYSDSATDVPMLEAVGHPHAVNPDRALRREATLREWPILVFNRPVRLKQRLPAFSMPPRPALVAAAAVGAAAVTAGLVWYASRRRAAGAALPG; encoded by the coding sequence ATGCTCAACGTTGTGGAAAACTGCTTCTCGCCGCGCACAGCAGCCTTCTTTGACCTGGACAAGACGGTCATTGCGAAGTCATCAACGCTGACCTTCAGCAAGTCCTTCTACCAAGGCGGGCTGATCAACCGCCGCGCCGTACTGCGCACCGCGTACACACAGTTCGTGTTCCTGGCCGGGGGCGCCGATCACGAGCAGATGGAGAAGATGCGTGCCTACCTCTCCGCCCTCTGCAAGGGATGGAACGTCCAGCAGGTCAAGGAGATCGTCGCCGAGACCCTGCACGACCTGATCGACCCGATCATCTACGACGAGGCGGCCACCCTCATCGAGGAACACCACACGGCCGGCCGCGACGTGGTCATCGTCTCGACCTCCGGCGCGGAGGTCGTCGAACCGATCGGCGAGCTGCTGGGCGCCGACCGTGTCGTCGCCACGCGCATGGTCGTCGGCGACGACGGGTGCTTCACGGGAGAAATCGAGTACTACGCCTACGGGCCGACCAAGGCGGAGGCGGTGAGGGCGCTCGCCGTCTCGGAGGGGTACGACCTTTCGCGCTGCTACGCCTACAGCGACTCGGCGACCGACGTACCGATGCTGGAAGCGGTCGGCCACCCGCACGCGGTCAACCCCGATCGCGCGCTGCGCCGCGAAGCCACCCTTCGCGAGTGGCCGATTCTCGTCTTCAACCGTCCGGTCCGGCTGAAGCAGCGGCTGCCCGCCTTCTCGATGCCGCCGCGTCCGGCACTCGTGGCCGCCGCCGCGGTCGGAGCCGCAGCCGTCACCGCCGGACTCGTCTGGTACGCCAGCCGTCGGCGCGCTGCCGGGGCGGCACTGCCCGGCTGA
- the ssd gene encoding septum site-determining protein Ssd, translated as MAGSLTREGLTVAEGRRGGPLIVTEDVELLDDLLRLCAAAGAEPEVHHGPPGRRGGWEQAPMVLVGDDAAARCRGATRRRGVMLVGRDQDDPDVWRRAVEIGAEYVLRLPDSEGWLVDQIANAAEGVGRPALTVGVIGGRGGSGASTLACALAVSAARSGRRTMLIDADPLGGGIDVLLGGERAEGMRWPDFAHSKGRLGGGALEDSLPALHGLRVLSWGRDDEVAIAPQAVQAVLAAARRLGGVAVVDLPRRMDEGVAEALAQIDLGLLVVPGELRAVAAAKRVASTVRMVLDDVRVVARGPYAAGLDESWVAQAIGLPLVGELPQEPGLLAAQDTGAPPGGSARSPLARFCAEFWEQAAAATGDPGSAAAPAGGGAP; from the coding sequence GTGGCTGGATCCCTCACGCGGGAAGGGCTGACGGTTGCCGAAGGGCGACGTGGCGGACCGCTGATCGTGACGGAGGACGTGGAGCTGCTGGATGACCTGCTGCGGCTCTGCGCGGCGGCCGGGGCGGAGCCGGAGGTGCATCACGGGCCGCCCGGGCGACGGGGCGGCTGGGAGCAGGCTCCGATGGTCCTGGTGGGCGACGACGCGGCCGCGCGGTGCCGCGGGGCCACCCGCAGGCGGGGGGTGATGCTGGTCGGGCGGGACCAGGACGACCCGGACGTCTGGCGGCGGGCCGTCGAGATCGGGGCCGAATACGTGCTGCGGCTGCCGGACTCGGAGGGCTGGCTCGTCGACCAGATCGCCAATGCGGCCGAAGGCGTCGGCAGGCCGGCGCTCACCGTCGGGGTGATCGGCGGGAGGGGCGGCTCCGGCGCATCGACGCTGGCCTGCGCCCTCGCCGTCAGCGCGGCGAGGTCCGGCCGGCGGACGATGCTGATCGACGCGGACCCGCTGGGCGGAGGAATCGACGTCCTGCTCGGCGGGGAACGGGCCGAGGGCATGCGGTGGCCGGATTTCGCCCACTCGAAGGGCCGCCTCGGTGGTGGGGCTCTGGAGGACTCCCTGCCCGCGCTCCACGGACTGCGGGTGCTGAGCTGGGGCCGTGACGACGAGGTGGCCATCGCGCCGCAGGCCGTGCAGGCGGTCCTGGCCGCCGCGCGCCGGCTCGGCGGGGTGGCGGTCGTGGATCTGCCGCGCCGGATGGACGAGGGCGTCGCGGAAGCCCTGGCCCAGATCGACCTCGGCCTGCTCGTGGTGCCGGGCGAGCTGAGGGCGGTCGCGGCGGCCAAGCGCGTGGCGTCCACGGTTCGCATGGTGCTGGACGACGTGCGGGTGGTGGCCCGGGGGCCGTACGCGGCGGGTCTGGACGAGAGCTGGGTCGCCCAGGCCATCGGCCTGCCGCTCGTCGGCGAACTGCCCCAGGAACCCGGCCTCCTGGCCGCCCAGGACACCGGAGCGCCGCCCGGCGGCAGCGCCCGCAGCCCGCTGGCCCGCTTCTGCGCGGAGTTCTGGGAGCAGGCGGCCGCGGCAACGGGGGATCCGGGCTCCGCCGCGGCTCCGGCCGGGGGAGGCGCACCATGA
- a CDS encoding TadA family conjugal transfer-associated ATPase: protein MTDALLDAVRQRLARSGDAPTPAGVAAALRAQGRLLGDTEVLGAAAELRGELVGTGVLEPLLADPEVTDVLVSAPDRVWVDRGGGLQLTGITFPDAAAVRRLAQRLAAVAGRRLDDARPWVDARLPDGTRMHAVLPPVSVGSTCLSLRVVRPRAFSLAELVAAGTVPPGGDRVLRAMVEARLSYLISGGTGAGKTTLLASLLGAVGADERIVLAEDSAELRPDHPHVVRLESRPANQEGAGRVTLRDLVRQALRMRPDRLVVGEVRGVEVTELLAALNTGHEGGCGTVHANAAEHVPARLEALGTAAGLDRTALHSQLAAALSVVVHLVRDRAGRRRIADVHVLERDAAGLVFTVPALSWGADGFVPERGWARLESLIGGAL from the coding sequence ATGACCGATGCGCTGCTGGATGCCGTACGTCAACGGCTGGCGCGCAGCGGTGACGCGCCCACACCTGCCGGAGTGGCGGCAGCACTCCGGGCCCAGGGGCGGCTGCTGGGCGACACCGAGGTGCTCGGGGCCGCGGCCGAGCTGCGCGGTGAGCTCGTCGGGACGGGCGTCCTGGAGCCGCTGCTCGCGGACCCCGAGGTGACCGATGTGCTGGTGTCGGCGCCCGATCGGGTGTGGGTGGACCGGGGCGGCGGGCTCCAGCTGACGGGGATCACCTTCCCGGACGCGGCGGCGGTGCGGCGGCTGGCCCAGCGGCTCGCCGCCGTCGCGGGCAGGCGGCTGGACGACGCCCGGCCGTGGGTGGACGCGCGGCTGCCGGACGGCACGCGTATGCACGCCGTGCTGCCCCCGGTCTCCGTCGGTTCGACCTGCCTCTCCCTGCGGGTGGTGCGCCCGCGCGCCTTCTCGCTGGCGGAGCTGGTGGCGGCCGGGACGGTGCCGCCGGGTGGCGACCGGGTCCTGCGGGCCATGGTGGAGGCCCGCCTCTCCTACCTGATCAGCGGAGGTACCGGGGCGGGCAAGACGACCCTCCTCGCCAGCCTGCTGGGCGCCGTCGGCGCGGACGAACGGATCGTCCTCGCCGAGGACTCCGCCGAACTGCGCCCCGATCACCCCCACGTGGTGCGCCTGGAGTCCCGCCCTGCCAACCAGGAGGGCGCGGGGCGGGTGACCTTGCGCGACCTGGTGCGCCAGGCCCTGCGGATGCGGCCCGACCGGCTGGTGGTGGGTGAGGTCAGAGGGGTTGAAGTGACGGAACTGCTGGCCGCCCTGAACACCGGTCATGAAGGTGGCTGCGGCACGGTCCACGCGAACGCCGCCGAGCATGTTCCCGCCCGGCTGGAGGCTCTGGGGACCGCCGCAGGGCTGGACCGGACCGCTCTGCACAGCCAGTTGGCGGCCGCGCTCTCGGTGGTGGTCCATCTCGTACGGGACCGGGCCGGACGCCGTCGTATCGCCGACGTGCACGTGCTGGAGCGGGACGCGGCCGGTCTGGTGTTCACGGTGCCGGCCCTGAGCTGGGGTGCCGACGGGTTCGTCCCGGAGCGGGGCTGGGCACGGCTGGAGTCGCTGATCGGGGGTGCGCTGTGA
- a CDS encoding type II secretion system F family protein: MTEVAAGHAAHAAALCLGAAVWLVAMREPGVRRARVLFVDGPVEPWRAWRGWSWLVKARELAVERREWWCVPVAVLLAVLGASVLPLAAGAVAVPLVRRWLRGRARRRQCERAADMVAALCGAVVGELRAGQEPGQALLAGLRECAADGEPRGRGGPSGGGGSWLGDAEAAVLAAARFGGDVPAALRQAADGPGLAGLSGMAACWRVAVDGGAGLAAGLDRLERALRADRRRREELRAQLAGAWSTVVVLALLPVAGLGLGAALGADPLRVLLHTPGGLFCLAVGGFLEAAGLFWACRIVRGGEAP; this comes from the coding sequence GTGACGGAGGTGGCGGCGGGTCATGCGGCGCATGCGGCGGCCCTCTGCCTGGGCGCGGCGGTGTGGCTGGTTGCGATGCGGGAGCCCGGGGTTCGGCGGGCTCGGGTCCTGTTCGTGGACGGGCCGGTTGAGCCATGGCGGGCGTGGCGCGGGTGGTCGTGGCTGGTCAAGGCCCGCGAGCTGGCCGTGGAGCGGCGCGAGTGGTGGTGCGTTCCGGTGGCGGTGCTGCTGGCCGTGCTGGGGGCCTCGGTGCTGCCGCTGGCCGCCGGAGCCGTGGCGGTGCCTTTGGTACGCCGGTGGCTGCGCGGTCGTGCCAGGCGGCGGCAGTGCGAGCGGGCGGCGGACATGGTGGCTGCGTTGTGCGGGGCCGTGGTGGGGGAGCTGCGGGCCGGACAGGAGCCGGGCCAGGCCCTGTTGGCCGGGCTGCGGGAGTGCGCGGCGGATGGGGAGCCACGGGGCAGGGGCGGACCGAGCGGCGGGGGTGGTTCTTGGCTCGGGGACGCGGAGGCCGCCGTGCTCGCGGCCGCGCGCTTCGGGGGCGATGTGCCCGCCGCGTTGCGGCAGGCGGCGGACGGGCCGGGGCTGGCGGGCCTGTCCGGGATGGCCGCGTGCTGGCGGGTGGCCGTGGACGGCGGGGCCGGTCTCGCGGCCGGCCTGGACCGCCTGGAGAGGGCGTTGCGGGCTGACCGGCGCAGACGGGAGGAGTTGCGAGCCCAGTTGGCGGGGGCCTGGTCGACCGTCGTGGTCCTGGCGCTGCTGCCGGTGGCGGGGCTGGGACTGGGCGCCGCGCTCGGAGCGGATCCGCTGCGGGTGCTCCTGCACACGCCCGGCGGGCTGTTCTGCCTGGCGGTGGGGGGATTTCTGGAAGCGGCAGGACTCTTCTGGGCCTGCCGGATCGTGCGGGGAGGGGAGGCTCCATGA
- a CDS encoding type II secretion system F family protein, translating into MSVSGEVLHSLGMLVALSGVAVQLVLGVAAGRRRRAVRGRGALLPEAAPAVGVGWWSRRAVVRAWTDSLTWTGGGVRTGGGAGPGGGVRTRGGVGAVSGTGARGSASAGGSAGAGTSARSSVGAAGACADVMWWAAPAGAWLSGWILIGGLMGFAVGSAVAYGTWRWQRSRPRPGPGESREARAAIAGQLPLAADLLAACVAVGAGPREAAEAVGESIGGPVGDRLAGAAAEIRLGGEPAEAWGRLGEIPGAGPLARCLHRAGSTGAPAAEPVSRLAEAMRAEQAGAAVARAQRAGVLITAPVGLCFLPAFLAVGVAPVIIGLAGGLLATG; encoded by the coding sequence ATGAGCGTGTCGGGAGAAGTTCTCCACAGCCTGGGGATGCTGGTGGCGTTGTCGGGTGTCGCGGTGCAGCTGGTACTGGGTGTGGCCGCGGGGCGCCGGAGACGAGCGGTGCGTGGCCGGGGCGCACTGCTGCCGGAGGCTGCACCGGCCGTGGGGGTCGGCTGGTGGTCCCGGAGGGCGGTTGTGCGGGCCTGGACGGACAGCCTCACGTGGACCGGGGGCGGGGTCCGGACGGGTGGGGGCGCTGGGCCGGGTGGCGGTGTCCGAACGCGTGGTGGTGTCGGGGCGGTCAGCGGTACCGGCGCCAGGGGCAGTGCCAGCGCCGGTGGCAGTGCCGGTGCCGGTACCAGTGCCAGGAGCAGTGTCGGCGCTGCTGGGGCTTGCGCCGACGTCATGTGGTGGGCTGCTCCGGCGGGGGCCTGGCTGTCCGGGTGGATCCTGATCGGCGGTCTGATGGGGTTTGCCGTCGGCTCGGCCGTGGCGTACGGGACATGGCGCTGGCAGCGTTCCCGACCCCGGCCCGGTCCGGGCGAGAGCCGTGAGGCGCGGGCCGCGATCGCCGGGCAGCTTCCTCTGGCCGCCGACCTGCTGGCGGCCTGCGTGGCCGTGGGTGCCGGGCCCCGCGAGGCGGCGGAGGCGGTCGGCGAGTCCATCGGTGGCCCGGTCGGCGACCGGCTGGCCGGGGCCGCTGCCGAGATCCGCCTCGGCGGGGAGCCCGCCGAGGCGTGGGGCCGGCTCGGCGAGATACCGGGCGCCGGACCGCTGGCCCGCTGCCTGCATCGGGCCGGATCGACCGGGGCCCCGGCGGCGGAGCCGGTCTCCAGGCTGGCCGAGGCCATGCGTGCCGAGCAGGCCGGTGCCGCTGTGGCCCGTGCCCAGCGGGCCGGGGTCCTGATCACCGCGCCGGTCGGGCTGTGCTTCCTTCCCGCCTTCCTGGCGGTAGGGGTGGCGCCGGTGATCATCGGCCTGGCCGGCGGACTGCTGGCGACGGGTTAG
- a CDS encoding DUF4244 domain-containing protein, which yields MAQEGGVVGELRRGRLPKWLPSRSATWFARWSGRPGRSSDCGMTTSEYAVGTIAACAFAAVLYKVVNSGPVMSAMQSMIESALDAKF from the coding sequence ATGGCACAGGAAGGAGGCGTGGTGGGCGAGCTCCGCCGTGGGCGGCTGCCGAAGTGGTTGCCGAGTCGGTCGGCCACATGGTTCGCACGGTGGTCGGGACGGCCGGGCCGGTCGTCCGACTGCGGGATGACCACTTCCGAATACGCGGTGGGCACCATCGCCGCGTGCGCCTTCGCCGCGGTGCTCTACAAGGTGGTCAACAGTGGGCCGGTGATGTCGGCGATGCAGTCCATGATCGAGAGCGCCCTCGATGCGAAGTTCTGA
- a CDS encoding TadE family type IV pilus minor pilin, translated as MTAEAAVVIPVLVAFAMALLWALAAASAQIRCVDAARAGARAVARSEPEAAVLAAARDAAPGGARVAVGRAGEMWRVTVEAPTPGPAALALTLRAEAAALAEDTVGGAVP; from the coding sequence GTGACGGCGGAGGCGGCCGTGGTCATTCCGGTGCTGGTGGCCTTCGCCATGGCGCTGCTCTGGGCGTTGGCGGCGGCCTCGGCCCAGATCCGGTGCGTGGACGCGGCGCGGGCGGGGGCCCGGGCCGTGGCCCGTTCGGAACCGGAGGCGGCGGTGCTGGCGGCCGCACGCGATGCCGCGCCCGGTGGGGCCCGGGTCGCGGTGGGGAGGGCCGGGGAGATGTGGCGCGTAACGGTGGAGGCGCCGACTCCGGGCCCGGCGGCCCTGGCGCTGACGCTGCGGGCCGAGGCGGCTGCCCTGGCCGAGGACACGGTGGGAGGTGCGGTGCCGTGA
- a CDS encoding Rv3654c family TadE-like protein, which translates to MATVWVAVTTVTLCAVFALVLELGQAVTARHRAGGAADLAALAAADRALEGPEAACGAALKVALAQKAVLVRCAVHGEIADVVARSDFGRYSPTVRARAAPPEEPLLKE; encoded by the coding sequence GTGGCGACGGTGTGGGTGGCTGTCACCACGGTGACCCTGTGCGCGGTGTTCGCTCTCGTGCTTGAGCTGGGGCAGGCCGTGACCGCACGTCACCGGGCCGGTGGCGCGGCGGATTTGGCGGCCCTGGCGGCTGCGGACCGGGCGTTGGAGGGGCCGGAGGCCGCGTGCGGGGCGGCGCTGAAGGTGGCCTTGGCCCAGAAGGCGGTGCTCGTCCGTTGCGCGGTGCACGGGGAGATCGCCGACGTGGTTGCCCGGTCGGACTTCGGGCGTTACTCCCCAACTGTCCGGGCCAGGGCCGCCCCTCCGGAAGAGCCCCTCCTGAAAGAGTGA
- a CDS encoding helix-turn-helix transcriptional regulator yields MTTRSEVVETPCPYLGTGHDPRSAAWRLESLTDREKEVLLLLGTGLGNRQLAQELGIADRTVKAHIANIVGKIGQETRTQAAIVSALAHDVLCDDPSCSRHQG; encoded by the coding sequence ATGACCACACGGTCCGAGGTAGTGGAAACACCTTGTCCATACCTGGGTACGGGGCACGATCCCAGGAGCGCCGCATGGCGGCTGGAGAGCCTCACCGACCGGGAGAAGGAAGTGCTTCTCCTGCTCGGTACGGGCCTGGGCAACAGGCAGTTGGCACAGGAGCTGGGGATAGCGGACAGGACGGTCAAGGCGCACATCGCGAACATCGTGGGCAAGATCGGGCAGGAGACGCGGACACAGGCCGCGATCGTGTCGGCTCTGGCGCATGACGTGCTGTGTGACGACCCGTCGTGCTCGCGACACCAGGGGTAG